In one window of uncultured Draconibacterium sp. DNA:
- a CDS encoding penicillin-binding protein, translated as MGIRKTILSRIAIVYFVLTLFGAYVVVKLVSVQQIKNERWQKIEKNLTNNTVIIPPVRGTICADDGSVLATSVPGYKIRIDLAAEGVKKVFDNEVDSLAWYLSGFHKDASKREYARRLRSAYKNRNRGYLLTPEKIDYNQLQEFKNFPILRRGRFGGGLIIEQENKRLNPLGMLAQRTIGSLNKENALTPVPVGYNGLERSYEMYLRGENGISYKQNLSGRWVTRTEIEPQNGMDIITTIDVKMQDITESALYKQALKSNPEWATAVLMEVKTGEIKAIANLGKTKDGFYEKDNYALGHRGCYEPGSTFKLVSLMVALEDGVVDTSDVFDTGNGYWAQENITDDHACGKVNVKQILEQSSNIGTAKVILSKYTNNPKDYVDRIYGFGIQKPLGLELAGEGQPYIKYPGNADWWGTTTLGRMSYGYDLRLTPLQILNFYNAVANDGAMVKPRLVKEIRNNGALVKTFKPELLNPMIVSKETIGKAQAMLEGVCQNGTGRGVQGEHFKVAGKTGTARVARSDGKGYEYGAYYASFVGYFPADNPMYSLIVTFKKPRNSIYGAAVAGPVFKEISEKVYASQIMNATPEDDNHEGEDIPQIKSGQRDDILRLAEELELKNLRGLPDSRMVSLNTQDSTIVLEENVVPVNAVPDVVGMGASNAIFLLENAGLKVKINGIGKVKKQSLKPGSSYRPGQTVYLSLS; from the coding sequence GTGGGGATTCGAAAAACCATATTGTCGCGTATTGCAATTGTTTACTTCGTGTTGACGTTGTTCGGAGCTTATGTTGTGGTGAAGCTTGTTTCTGTTCAGCAAATTAAAAACGAACGTTGGCAGAAAATTGAGAAAAACCTGACGAATAATACCGTTATCATTCCTCCGGTTCGGGGAACGATATGTGCCGACGATGGAAGTGTTTTGGCTACGTCGGTTCCGGGGTATAAAATCCGCATCGATTTGGCGGCCGAAGGAGTTAAAAAGGTGTTCGATAATGAGGTGGATTCATTAGCCTGGTATTTGTCTGGCTTTCATAAAGATGCTTCAAAACGTGAATATGCGAGGCGATTGCGGTCTGCTTATAAAAACAGAAACCGCGGCTATCTGCTCACGCCGGAAAAAATAGATTATAATCAATTACAGGAATTTAAAAACTTCCCGATTCTGCGCCGCGGACGATTTGGTGGTGGATTGATTATCGAACAGGAGAATAAACGTCTTAATCCGCTGGGAATGTTAGCGCAACGAACCATCGGAAGTTTGAATAAAGAAAATGCCTTGACTCCGGTTCCGGTAGGTTACAACGGCCTGGAACGTTCGTACGAAATGTACCTGCGTGGTGAAAATGGCATCAGCTATAAACAAAATCTTTCCGGTCGTTGGGTTACCCGCACCGAAATTGAGCCGCAAAACGGAATGGACATCATTACAACTATCGATGTCAAAATGCAGGATATTACCGAAAGTGCTTTGTATAAACAGGCGCTTAAATCGAATCCGGAATGGGCAACTGCCGTTTTAATGGAAGTAAAAACAGGGGAGATCAAAGCGATTGCCAACCTCGGCAAAACTAAAGACGGTTTTTACGAAAAAGATAATTACGCACTGGGACATCGTGGATGTTACGAGCCGGGGTCCACTTTCAAACTGGTTTCGCTGATGGTGGCGCTGGAAGACGGAGTGGTGGACACCAGTGATGTATTCGATACCGGAAATGGTTATTGGGCACAGGAAAATATTACCGACGACCACGCTTGTGGTAAGGTGAATGTGAAACAAATTCTTGAGCAGTCATCGAATATCGGAACGGCAAAAGTGATATTGTCCAAGTATACAAACAATCCAAAAGACTATGTTGACCGGATTTACGGATTTGGAATTCAAAAACCTTTGGGATTGGAATTGGCCGGTGAAGGACAACCTTATATAAAGTACCCCGGAAATGCTGATTGGTGGGGTACTACCACTTTAGGTCGTATGTCGTATGGTTACGATTTACGTCTTACGCCATTGCAGATTTTGAACTTTTACAATGCTGTTGCCAACGACGGCGCCATGGTAAAACCACGTTTGGTAAAAGAAATTCGTAACAATGGAGCTCTGGTGAAAACATTTAAACCTGAATTGCTGAATCCGATGATCGTGTCGAAAGAGACCATTGGAAAAGCGCAGGCTATGCTCGAGGGTGTTTGTCAGAACGGAACCGGGCGCGGTGTTCAGGGTGAACATTTTAAAGTGGCTGGTAAAACTGGAACAGCGCGAGTTGCCCGCTCGGATGGTAAAGGTTACGAATACGGGGCTTATTACGCATCGTTTGTGGGGTACTTCCCTGCGGACAATCCGATGTATTCTTTGATTGTAACTTTTAAAAAGCCACGGAACTCGATTTATGGTGCTGCTGTAGCAGGTCCCGTTTTCAAAGAGATTTCGGAGAAAGTTTATGCCAGTCAGATTATGAATGCCACTCCTGAAGATGATAATCATGAAGGAGAAGACATCCCACAGATAAAAAGCGGGCAGCGCGACGATATTCTTCGTTTGGCCGAAGAGCTGGAGTTGAAAAATCTGCGTGGATTGCCCGATTCAAGAATGGTGTCGCTGAATACACAGGATAGTACCATTGTATTGGAAGAGAATGTGGTGCCGGTAAATGCTGTTCCCGATGTAGTTGGGATGGGCGCCAGTAACGCGATTTTTCTGCTGGAAAATGCAGGTTTAAAA
- a CDS encoding FtsL-like putative cell division protein yields the protein MKSFIGGTILTDERTLKQMPFVGFLAVLGLLLIANRNWSESTLREIVVLQDELEELRSESVTLSAKLMDASRPSEVAKRVEEAGIGLQEPMRPPQKITVEKED from the coding sequence ATGAAATCCTTTATCGGAGGGACCATCCTTACTGATGAGCGCACTTTGAAGCAGATGCCGTTTGTAGGATTTCTGGCGGTTCTGGGCTTGCTGCTGATTGCCAATCGTAACTGGTCGGAAAGTACACTGCGCGAGATTGTAGTGTTGCAGGACGAATTGGAAGAGTTGCGATCAGAATCGGTGACGCTTTCTGCCAAATTGATGGACGCCAGCCGTCCGTCGGAAGTAGCAAAACGAGTTGAAGAGGCCGGAATTGGTTTACAGGAGCCAATGCGTCCTCCGCAAAAAATAACGGTTGAAAAAGAAGATTAG
- the rsmH gene encoding 16S rRNA (cytosine(1402)-N(4))-methyltransferase RsmH — MSEVYHIPVLAAESIEGMKLHPEASVVDATFGGGGHSAMILNALDSGGRLFAFDQDEDAAGNAIEDDRLFFIRHNFRYVRNFLQYYDVEQVDAVFADLGVSSHEFDEADRGFSFRFDAALDMRMNREADLDAAKVVNGYDESRLFQIFRMYGEIKNARKLVAQIVKARSEAPITTTTRLKEIASSCAPKAIENKYLAQVFQALRIEVNEEMEALREFLATSLDILKPGGRLVILTYHSLEDRLCKNFMRSGNFEGKIEKDFYGNVQSPFKIINRKVIVAGEEELEANPRSRSAKLRIAERI, encoded by the coding sequence ATGTCTGAAGTTTATCACATACCGGTTTTGGCAGCCGAAAGTATCGAGGGGATGAAACTGCATCCCGAAGCCAGTGTTGTCGATGCTACTTTTGGAGGTGGCGGTCATTCGGCAATGATATTAAATGCACTTGACAGTGGTGGTCGTTTGTTTGCTTTCGATCAGGATGAAGACGCTGCCGGGAATGCCATAGAGGATGACCGGCTTTTTTTTATTCGTCATAACTTTCGTTACGTCCGTAATTTTCTTCAATACTACGATGTTGAGCAGGTGGATGCGGTTTTTGCCGATCTTGGCGTTTCGTCGCACGAGTTTGATGAAGCCGACCGCGGTTTTTCATTTCGTTTTGATGCCGCACTGGATATGCGCATGAATCGCGAAGCAGATCTCGATGCCGCAAAAGTGGTAAATGGATATGACGAAAGCCGGCTCTTCCAGATTTTTCGAATGTATGGCGAAATTAAAAATGCCCGGAAACTGGTTGCACAAATCGTAAAGGCCAGAAGCGAAGCCCCGATTACAACCACTACTCGCTTGAAAGAAATCGCATCATCGTGCGCTCCAAAAGCAATCGAAAACAAATATTTAGCGCAGGTTTTTCAGGCCTTGCGTATTGAGGTGAATGAAGAAATGGAGGCTTTGCGCGAATTTCTGGCTACTTCGCTCGATATTCTAAAACCCGGCGGTCGTCTGGTAATTCTTACTTATCACAGTTTGGAAGATCGCCTGTGCAAGAATTTCATGAGGTCGGGAAATTTTGAAGGAAAGATCGAGAAAGACTTTTACGGAAATGTGCAGTCGCCTTTCAAAATAATTAACAGAAAAGTGATTGTTGCCGGAGAAGAGGAGCTGGAGGCAAATCCGCGATCGAGAAGTGCAAAACTGAGAATAGCAGAACGAATTTAA
- a CDS encoding 1-acyl-sn-glycerol-3-phosphate acyltransferase: MTTENSTKSYKLIRIREVFAAKSPGLAKFIPGFVYRWLNNILHLDEVNSFLEKYGHLKGVEFVDKVVEEFNVHEFVHNIDNIPESGRHIIVSNHPLGGFDGMLLMKNIEARLGTFKFLSNDILLNIPQLKPVFVPINKHGGHAREAAKLLSECYNSEDQILIFPSGLASRKIKGKIVDLEWKKHFISKAIKHKRDVIPVFISGRNSNRFYRIAKIRKFLKLKWNLEMFFLPDETIKHKNTDVHLYFGKPIPYTTFDKSKTQREWAEWVKNEVYKLKESSDSVN, from the coding sequence ATGACTACAGAGAATAGCACAAAAAGCTACAAGCTAATTCGGATAAGAGAGGTATTTGCCGCCAAAAGTCCGGGATTGGCAAAATTCATCCCGGGATTTGTATATCGTTGGTTAAACAACATTCTACATCTCGACGAGGTGAATTCGTTCCTTGAAAAGTACGGACACCTGAAAGGAGTCGAATTTGTAGATAAAGTGGTTGAGGAATTTAATGTTCACGAATTCGTTCACAACATCGATAATATCCCTGAATCAGGGCGGCACATTATTGTCAGCAACCACCCGTTAGGCGGTTTCGACGGAATGTTACTGATGAAAAATATTGAAGCACGTTTGGGGACTTTCAAGTTTTTATCCAACGATATTTTACTTAATATTCCACAGTTAAAACCGGTTTTTGTGCCGATAAACAAACACGGTGGGCATGCCCGCGAAGCTGCAAAATTACTTTCAGAATGCTACAACTCGGAGGATCAGATATTAATCTTCCCATCGGGGCTGGCATCACGAAAAATAAAAGGAAAAATTGTTGACCTGGAGTGGAAAAAGCATTTTATCAGCAAAGCAATTAAGCACAAACGAGACGTAATTCCGGTTTTTATAAGTGGTAGAAACTCGAATCGTTTTTATCGCATTGCCAAAATCCGTAAGTTTCTTAAGTTGAAATGGAACCTGGAAATGTTTTTTCTACCGGACGAAACCATAAAACACAAAAACACTGATGTACATCTCTATTTTGGGAAACCGATTCCGTATACCACTTTTGACAAGTCAAAAACGCAACGGGAATGGGCCGAGTGGGTAAAAAACGAGGTGTACAAATTAAAAGAAAGTTCTGATTCAGTAAATTAA
- a CDS encoding GNAT family N-acetyltransferase has product MKDIIAPIAREEIYAELTPEKLLRKTNKGGNEIYIVTAHDSPAIMHELGRLREITFRDAGGGTGKETDIDSYDTAANPYKQLIVWDPDAKEILGGYRYVICADAPRDENGEIKLATSRVFHFSKEFEANYLPYTLELGRSFVQPAYQSSKAGAKALFALDNLWDGLGALTVDHPEIKYFFGKITMYQHFHSEARNLIQYFFKKYFRDKENLVYPLNPVEFNIDMDAMKKLFIGPEYKDDYKILVQNVRTFGENIPPLVNAYMNLSPSMKTFGTIKNEVFGNVLETGIILTIKDIYEVKVDRHIETYIKGKEDDEWPTVE; this is encoded by the coding sequence ATGAAGGACATAATAGCACCTATAGCAAGAGAAGAAATTTATGCTGAGCTAACGCCTGAAAAATTACTTCGCAAAACCAACAAAGGTGGTAACGAAATATATATTGTAACAGCACACGACTCACCTGCAATTATGCACGAGTTGGGCCGCTTACGCGAAATCACTTTCAGAGATGCAGGTGGCGGCACCGGTAAAGAAACAGATATTGATAGTTACGATACGGCAGCAAATCCATACAAACAACTGATTGTTTGGGATCCGGATGCAAAAGAAATATTAGGTGGCTACCGTTATGTAATATGTGCCGATGCTCCGCGCGATGAAAATGGCGAAATAAAATTGGCCACATCCCGGGTTTTTCACTTTTCTAAAGAATTTGAAGCGAACTACCTGCCCTACACCCTTGAGCTGGGACGCTCGTTTGTACAACCTGCGTACCAATCGAGCAAGGCCGGCGCCAAAGCACTTTTTGCCCTCGACAACCTTTGGGATGGACTGGGAGCTCTTACCGTTGATCATCCGGAAATAAAATATTTCTTTGGAAAAATAACGATGTACCAGCATTTTCACAGCGAAGCCCGCAACTTGATTCAGTATTTCTTTAAAAAATATTTCCGCGACAAGGAAAATCTTGTATACCCGCTAAATCCTGTTGAATTCAACATCGACATGGATGCTATGAAAAAACTATTTATTGGCCCGGAATACAAGGATGACTACAAAATTCTGGTACAAAACGTACGGACATTTGGCGAAAATATTCCTCCACTGGTTAATGCTTACATGAACCTTTCACCATCGATGAAAACCTTTGGAACGATTAAAAACGAGGTGTTTGGAAATGTACTTGAAACCGGAATTATTTTAACGATTAAAGATATATACGAGGTTAAGGTTGATCGCCACATTGAAACTTACATAAAAGGCAAGGAAGACGATGAATGGCCTACGGTTGAATAA
- a CDS encoding amidophosphoribosyltransferase — translation MSDQIKHECGIALIRLLKPLSYYHKKYGTWKYGLNKLYLLMEKQHNRGQDGAGICCVKSELDPGNPYISRFRSIEPNPIKDVFDKVNKPLKKAKRNNFDINDPEWAENNFPFAGTLYLGHLRYGTFGKNSIDFTHPVMRQNNWKSRNLVLAGNFNLTNTDELFNVLLNLGQHPKAYTDTVTALEKVGHFLDEENQYLFRKYKNEGYDNNEISPLIEQNIDVQNILERASKDWDGGYTMAGLIGHGDAFVVRDPWGIRPAHYYADDEIVVVASERPVIQTVMNLQEGEVQEIGPGEGLIIRKNGKISREMIRVPHKRKSCSFERIYFSRGSDKAIYQERKQLGRLLTPIVLEAVDYDYENTVFSYIPNTAETAFYGLVDGVRSHLVDWKIDQIQQKNGSLTDKDIKRILSFEPRVEKIAIKDVKLRTFIADDASRDDLVAHVYDVTYGVIQKDKDTLVIIDDSIVRGTTLKKSILKILDRLQPKKIIVVSSAPQIRYPDCYGIDMARLDKFIAFNAAIELLKDHGKESLIQQVYKKCKEQENLPKEEMVNYVREIYKPFTAEEVSAKIAELLKPEDCNAEVEIVYQSIENLHKACPNDLGDWYFTGNFPTPGGNRVVNGSFINYIEGKDARAY, via the coding sequence ATGAGTGACCAAATTAAACACGAGTGTGGCATTGCTTTAATTCGTTTGTTAAAACCGCTTTCTTACTACCATAAAAAGTATGGTACCTGGAAGTACGGACTGAACAAGTTGTATCTTTTGATGGAAAAACAGCACAACCGGGGACAGGATGGCGCCGGAATTTGCTGTGTAAAATCAGAACTCGATCCGGGAAATCCGTACATTAGTCGGTTCCGCTCGATTGAGCCAAATCCAATAAAAGACGTTTTTGACAAGGTGAACAAGCCTTTGAAAAAAGCGAAACGAAACAACTTCGACATTAATGACCCGGAATGGGCAGAAAACAATTTCCCGTTTGCCGGAACGCTTTACCTGGGGCACTTGCGCTACGGAACCTTCGGGAAAAACAGCATTGATTTTACGCATCCGGTAATGCGACAAAATAACTGGAAGTCGCGTAATCTTGTGTTGGCAGGTAACTTTAACCTGACAAATACTGATGAGCTTTTTAATGTGTTACTTAACCTGGGGCAGCACCCAAAAGCTTATACCGATACTGTAACTGCACTTGAAAAAGTGGGGCATTTCCTTGATGAGGAGAACCAATATCTTTTTAGAAAATATAAAAACGAAGGATACGATAATAACGAGATTTCGCCGTTGATTGAGCAGAACATCGATGTTCAGAATATTCTGGAACGTGCCTCAAAAGACTGGGATGGTGGTTATACTATGGCCGGATTGATTGGGCATGGCGATGCATTCGTTGTTCGTGATCCGTGGGGAATTCGTCCGGCGCATTATTATGCCGACGATGAAATTGTGGTGGTAGCTTCAGAGCGTCCTGTAATCCAAACGGTAATGAACCTGCAGGAAGGAGAAGTTCAGGAGATTGGCCCCGGCGAAGGATTGATTATTAGAAAGAACGGTAAGATCTCGAGAGAAATGATCCGTGTCCCGCATAAAAGGAAGTCTTGTTCGTTCGAGCGAATTTATTTTTCGCGTGGTAGCGATAAGGCGATTTACCAGGAAAGAAAACAGCTGGGGCGATTGCTGACTCCTATTGTTTTGGAAGCTGTGGATTACGATTACGAAAATACCGTATTTTCGTACATCCCGAACACCGCAGAAACCGCTTTCTATGGTTTGGTTGATGGTGTTCGTAGTCATTTGGTAGATTGGAAAATCGATCAGATTCAGCAAAAAAATGGTTCGTTAACCGACAAGGATATCAAACGAATTTTATCGTTTGAGCCAAGGGTAGAGAAAATTGCCATTAAAGATGTGAAGTTGCGGACCTTTATCGCCGACGATGCCAGTCGTGATGATTTGGTAGCTCACGTTTACGACGTTACCTACGGAGTGATTCAGAAAGATAAAGATACGCTGGTTATCATCGACGATTCGATTGTGCGCGGTACAACATTGAAAAAGAGTATCTTAAAAATACTTGACCGATTGCAACCGAAAAAGATTATTGTTGTTTCGTCGGCACCGCAAATTCGTTACCCTGATTGTTATGGAATTGATATGGCGCGTTTGGATAAATTTATTGCCTTTAACGCGGCTATCGAATTACTGAAAGATCATGGTAAAGAGTCGCTGATTCAGCAGGTTTATAAAAAGTGTAAAGAACAGGAGAATTTGCCAAAAGAAGAAATGGTAAACTACGTACGCGAAATTTATAAGCCATTTACAGCCGAAGAGGTTTCTGCAAAAATTGCTGAATTGCTGAAGCCGGAAGATTGTAATGCGGAGGTGGAGATTGTTTATCAGTCAATCGAAAATCTGCATAAGGCTTGTCCGAATGATTTAGGTGACTGGTATTTTACCGGTAATTTCCCAACTCCCGGTGGAAACAGGGTGGTTAACGGATCATTCATCAATTACATTGAAGGAAAAGACGCCAGGGCATACTAG